Proteins from a genomic interval of Helicoverpa zea isolate HzStark_Cry1AcR chromosome 31, ilHelZeax1.1, whole genome shotgun sequence:
- the LOC124644861 gene encoding uncharacterized protein LOC124644861, which yields MVQLTLASISKHLTQDVVDKAFKLRTNSEDNVQSVEITRAAPAGEGLISAVYRIKVTGKNHEAKFVVKGLISDATLRKSLNCQALFEREALFFTTLLPILCETQIAAGAKERIQNYLPKCFDCHLDGNDDYILMEDMSESQCSAISVFPTVYERNLTLKSLAHFHAVSMALRVKKPDTFAKFANGLNEVYYNEKNRDWYASYLQESINIDKKVIAEFEDPERIYYKKFNAVVNDDLYGQLIRIVNSRGDHPVFNHGDAWCSNFLCCKDKAVAIDFQILRCASPATDLSYFIMMCSSLCQSKEEFWEAVEVYYLSLEYYLADMGVDASKVFSFHMLKEELKKYGSYGLLASVTSFPLLANERWDTLQSFEKKYPECERIPLEELWPLTPIKHEEHKMRLVNAVRVAVDVGLI from the coding sequence ATGGTTCAGTTAACATTAGCTTCAATTTCTAAGCATCTAACACAAGATGTCGTAGATAAAGCATTTAAATTGCGAACGAATAGTGAGGACAATGTCCAAAGTGTGGAAATAACGAGAGCTGCCCCCGCAGGAGAAGGCTTGATCAGTGCTGTGTACAGAATCAAAGTGACTGGCAAGAACCATGAAGCCAAGTTTGTAGTAAAAGGCCTAATAAGTGATGCAACGTTGAGAAAATCGCTCAATTGTCAAGCACTTTTCGAAAGAGAAGCTTTATTTTTCACAACTCTTTTACCCATCTTGTGTGAGACCCAAATCGCCGCGGGGGCAAAAGAGAGGATTCAGAATTATCTACCAAAGTGCTTCGACTGTCACCTTGATGGTAATGATGATTATATTTTGATGGAAGACATGTCTGAGAGCCAATGTTCAGCTATATCTGTATTTCCAACTGTATACGAAAGAAACTTGACTCTCAAATCGCTGGCGCACTTCCACGCTGTGTCTATGGCCTTAAGGGTTAAAAAACCTGATACTTTTGCAAAATTCGCAAATGGATTAAATGAAGTTTATTACAATGAGAAGAATAGAGACTGGTATGCTAGCTATCTACAGGAaagtataaatatagataaaaaagttaTCGCAGAGTTTGAAGATCCGGAAAGAATTTACTATAAGAAATTTAACGCAGTCGTTAATGATGATCTTTATGGGCAATTGATTCGTATCGTAAATAGTCGAGGCGATCACCCTGTATTTAATCATGGAGATGCTTGGTGTTCCAACTTCCTCTGCTGCAAAGATAAAGCTGTAGCTATTGACTTTCAAATATTAAGATGTGCCTCTCCTGCTACAGATTTGTCGTACTTCATAATGATGTGCAGCAGCCTGTGTCAAAGCAAGGAAGAATTTTGGGAGGCAGTTGAAGTTTACTATCTTTCTTTAGAGTATTATCTGGCTGACATGGGGGTGGATGCGAGCAAAGTATTTTCATTTCACATGTTAAAAGAGGAATTGAAGAAGTACGGTTCATACGGTTTGCTAGCTTCCGTAACATCGTTTCCCTTGTTGGCGAACGAACGTTGGGACACTCTACAATCCTTTGAAAAGAAGTACCCCGAGTGTGAGCGCATACCACTAGAGGAGCTATGGCCGTTGACTCCAATTAAACACGAGGAACACAAGATGCGGCTAGTGAATGCCGTCCGCGTGGCTGTAGACGTTGGCTTAATCTAA